The Pseudofrankia sp. DC12 region GAGCGGGCGCTGCAGCTCCAGGTGTCGACGTCGCAGCCAAGGCTGTGGGCGCTGCAAGGAGGAACCCAACCCATGTCGACCCTCGGATGGGAGGGATTTGATCGGATCGGATCGGATCGGATCGGATGCTCACCAAGGGGGCGGTGGCCAGCCGGCTGGTCGGCGCGCGAAGCGCCCAAGGCGACCGTTTATGATCACCGAATACGGCGCGGTTTGAATAACCGCACTCCACCAGTCAAATAGAATTTCGCTAGGAAGACATTTTCTCGACTCAAGGGTTACGCTCGGCGTGTCGATTTACGCTTTGCCCGAAAAAATATCCAAGAATGATTAGAAAACTGCTGCTCACAATTTCGGGAACTGCGGTCTTGCTAAACATTGCCACCACTAGCGCTATGGTGAGTGCGACGAGCAAAAAACTTCCGATAACCGTCGCGATCGACTCTCTGCCAAGAAACTGCTGAAGTACGACCCATCGCCTTTCCATGACTTCGAGTTTAGTCATAGCCAACTCGCGATCAACTCTGGCCCGCTCCGCTTCTTGAGCCCGCCGCACCTGCTCGGATTGCTGGCCCAAATCGCGAGCTTGAATCTCAAGCTCTTCAACCTCTCTGGCCAGATTCTCACGAATGGCAAGATCGTCAATCTGTCCGATCAGGTCACGAATCGATTCGATCTTCTGGGAACCACCCAGAAGACGAATCCGACTTAGAACGAGTTGCTTTCGCTCCAGCAGTAGCGGCAACACGCCGACTTCAAAGCTAGATTCAACGGAAGCGAACACTAGCGCACTGTTGGACTTGAGTCGGAAGAGCCCGAACTGCTGCGGATTAGAGATCGCGGCATCTAGCACTGAGAGAGAGTCCTGCAATTGAGTGAGATTCTGCTTCTCTATTGCGTCGAGCGATAGTCCGTGACCAGCAAGCTCGCCTTCAAAGAAGTTTCGCGCTTCTTCGCGAACTCGCTCATGGCTCTTCTCAATGGCTACGTCGCCGCTAGACATCGCTCTCCCCGAAATCCAAAAAATTGCTCAGTTCCTATGATACCGGCCACCCGGCTTGGCCGTGGCCTTGGACGGTTGCAACGTCTGACTGCCGAGTCAGGCACTCCACGTGCTCGGGTCCGGGTAACCGGCGGGACTTCCCTACGGGCCGAGGTCGCCCGCCGTTCCGCGACCATCACGTCACGTAGGCGACCTCCCGCGGCTTCGAGCCAAGGGGCCTGGCACCCAAGAGCGATGCCGGCCGGGCTCCAACCCTGCTGTCAGCGATCGCGAGGCCCAGCCATCACACCGCGGCGCGCAGTCAGCGCGGGACATCGGACCGCCGCCGAGCCGGCGTTCGTGAATACAGCAGGGTTCAAATAGCAGCACTCCACCAGTCAACTGAGATTTATTCACGCCAGATGTAACTTCCGGCGGTTGCTAAAGGTTTGACGTTCTGGTTAGCAAGTGCGCTGGTACGTGAGATCAGGAATGTACTGGACCCACTCGGTGGAGGTGAGGCCGCCGCCCGCTCGTGCGCACGCAGTGGGCACGAGGGCCTTTCGTAGGCCGGCAAGGTAGCTGAGGTCCCATCGGATGGGTTGCGGAAGGGCCGAACCGTTAATATTTGCCACTGTCAGCTCGGTGTCGTCGGCGTTGAAGGCGATTTGACTAAGGCAGCAGGACTCGACTGCAAGTGTTGGGAGGTCGATGCGGCGCGGGGACGCCAAGTCGGCTACATCCCAGAGGGAGATCGTCTCTCCGCCGACGGCGAGCGTGGTCGAGTCATGGCTGAATGCCAGTGATCTGGCTGAGCCGAGGTGGCCGGAAAGCGTTCCGCCGAGCCGACGTGGGGAGGTTGGGTCCGATAGATCCCACAGGGTCACGGTGGAACCAGTCGCACCGTCGTAGGTGGCGCTCGCGAGTGTCTTCCCATCAGGAGCGAAAGTTGGTAGCTCAATGGACTCGGTGGGGACGGATGCCAGGAGCCGAGGAGATTCCGGACGGGACGTATCCCATATCTCCAAGGTCAGTTTTCCGTGGACGTATCCTGTCATGATAAGCTTGGTGCCGTCTGGGCTCCAGATCATTTCTGCGCCGTAGCTGTCAAGGTCGGTCTTGGGAGTTCGGAGGCGGCGGGGCTCGCTGGGATCAGCGAGGTTCCACAGCTCCAGCGTTCCCTGGGCGGTCCCTATGGCCAGCATCTTTGCGTCGGCAGTGAAAGATGGGGCAGTGGAATAGTCTGCGACGATTGGGAGCTTGGCCAGGAAGCGGGGAGAGGTCGGGTCCGCGATATCCCAGAGCTCTACCGGTTCGTTCTGGTCCGCTGCCGAGTAGCTTTCAGCGAGGCCATCGTACGCGTCGCGGGTCACGGATATCTTGGTGGCGGACACGACAAGAAGTTTGCCGCCGGGAGCGAACCGGGTGCTCCGTACGAAAGATCCACCGGGCACGCCAGGCAGCGTTGCGACGCGTCGCGGAGATCCCGCGTGGGTGATGTCCCAGATTTCTACTGGCCCATCGTGTTCTTTGGGGTCGGTAGCGGCCGTCGAGGTCTCGTCGAGACCAGCGGCGCGGACGAGTGTGGTGCCATCGGCGGTAACGGCAACATCTTGGTTCCGGAACGGGTCGAACCCTTGAATGTAGTCTGGCTCCGGGTCGACTGGCGTGAGCAGTGCAGCGGGAAGGCGTCGAGGCGCGGCGAGGTCTTTGATGTGCCACAGGGCCGCGGTGGCGTCAAAACTACCCGTGGCGAGAGTGGCGCCGTTCGGGGCGAATGCCACGGCGTCCACGCCATCGGTGTGGCCTGTGAAGGTCTCTGTACGTTTCGGGTCGACTGGGTCGGTTACGTCCCAGACGGTGACGGTGCTGTCGTTACTGCCGATCGCGAGGGCCGATCCGTCGCGGTTGAACGCGAGGGCGAGCAGGTTGGTCGTATGCGTGACGACCGGTTGGCCTATGCGGCGAGCCGTCGCGGGGTCGTGGACGTCCCAAAGGGCAAACGTGCCGTCGGAGCTACCGCTGACCAGGGTGGTGCCGCCAGGCGTGAACGCGACCGCGTTGACGCCTCGAATCTGTTCCATAGGCTGGTCGAGTACTTCCCCGTTGGCCTCGCCGAATGGCCCGTCTCCTTCTGTGCTGCCCTCTAGGCGCCGTGGCGCGGTGGGATCCCGGATGTCCCATAGGTGCACACCGGAGTCTCCGCCGACAGCCAGGGTGTTGCCGTCGCTGGTGACCGCCATGGACAGCACATTGAACGTGTCGTGGATCGGGGTGCCGAACGGCCTTGGTGCGATCGGGTCGGAGGCATCCCAGAGGATCACTGTGCCGTCGGTGCTGCCGCTGACGAGCGTCTTGCCGTCGGCGGTGAACGCGACAGCCCGGATGTTGCCGGTGTGGCCGCGTAGCGGCTGACCGAGGCGCCGCGGCGCGGCCGGATCGGAGGTGTCCCACAAGATGATCTCGGCGTCCGTGGCTTCGACGCCGGTGCCGCTGGTATGGGCACTTCCGCTGCTGCCAGTAGTGGCGGTCGCGAGGACGTCTCCGTCTGGAGTGAACGCAACGGCGAGAACGCCGCCGGTCAGACCGGCGAGCGGATGGCCGAATGGTCGGGGCGAATCCGGGTGGGACACGTCCCACAGGGAAACGGTGCCGTCGGCGCTGCCGGTAGCCAGTGTCGTGCCACTGCCAGTGAAGGCGACCGTGTTGACGGTGGACTTGTGTCTGGTGATCGTCGCGGCGAGCGGGCTGCTGCCGACGAGAGTGTCAAGCAGGTTCGCCCGGGCGCCGGGGCTGGTGGCGATGGTGTCGGCGGCGACGGCCAAGCGGAGCGCCGTGCGTGGGTCGGTTTGCCGGACGCCGTCGGCGCGGGCGAGCAGTCCTTCGGCGATCGCCGAGCGCCGAGCCTGTTCCGTCGCCTTTTCGCGATCGACCGCTCGTTGCCACTGCACCAGGGCGGTGAGGCCACCACCGGTGACGAGCAGCCCGAGTACGGCCAGTACGGCCACGGTGCGCAGACGTGCGCGACGGCCTTGTCGTTGACTGGCGGCGAGGAAGTCGTGGGCCCGTGGACTGAGCTGGGCATCGCTGCGGGTGTCGCTGGCCCAGGCCGCGGCCACGGCGTACCGCAAAGTCAGTTGTCGCAGGTCAAGGCCAGTTTTCGGCACTGCGCCATGGCGGGAGGATCCTGCCGCCGCCTTGATCTTATGATCTTGGTTTGGTGACTGTCCGTCGCTGACGGCGCCAGGCGCGGGCGGCTCGCGGCCCCCTGAGCTAATGACTGACAGTGACACCGGTGAGGTCGGGTCTGTCCGGGAGATGCCGGGTTGTCACGTTCGGCGTGCCGGCGGGGAGAAGGGCAACGGGGCGCGGTTAGGACAGGGGCTTCCTAGGTCCGATGTCCGCCGGAGGCCCCGTTGCCCGTCCAGTCTCGCATGCCCGTCTCGCGGAGCTCCCGGTCGACGGCGGCCCCTCGACGTCCCGCCCGTAGGGCGGCGACCGCGGCGAGGAAGGCTGTGGTGACGGCGGCTCGGTCCGAGGTGGCGAGGGCGCTGGCCGCGGCCGAACGCGAGGAGACCCTGGCTCGCGCGCAGGTGACAGTGAATGCGCTGGTCGCGCGGGCGGTGGCGGTGCGGGCACTGGCGGGCGGGTCGCTGCTCGAGGCGTTCGCGTCGGTGGTCGACCCGCGTCACCCGCGCGGGGTGCGCCACGCGCTCCCGGTGATCCTGACGTTGTGCGTGGGGGCGGTGCTGCGTGGGGAGACCGAGGTCCTCGACGTGGCGGTCGCGGTCGAGCACGCCGACCAGGTGCTGCTCGCCGCGTGCGGCGCCCGGACCTCGCCGACGACCGGCCTGTTCGAGGCCCCGTCGCAGGACACGGTGCTGCGCGTGCTCGCGAAGCTGAGCGCGGCATCCCTGGACGAGACCGTCGGGGCCCACCTGTCCGGCCGCGTGCGCCGCGTCCACGGCGAACGCCCCGACCCCGACGACCCTGCCGGCCCGGACGGGAACGGGCAACCGGCGCACGCGGGCCGGGCGGGGCGGCGGCGTGAGCAGCGCGCCGCGCGGCGTGCGTTCGCCGCGGACGGCAAGGCGCTGCGCGGCGCCGCGCGCGACGGGACGCGCACGTACCTGCTCTCGGTGGCGACCCACGACGAGGGCGTCGTCGTCGCCCAGCACGAGATCGGCGAGAAGACCAACGAGGTCCCCGCCCTGGTCCCGCTACTGAAGGCCCTGGACGCCTACCAGCCCCTGGCCGGCGCCGTGATCACTGTCGATGCCGGCCACACCGTACGCGCGCACGGCAGGGCGATCCGCGCGCTCGGCGCGCACTTCGTGTTCACCGTCAAACTCAACACCCCGGCACTCAATGCCGACTGCGAGGCCGCCGCGGACTGGAACAACCTGCCCGTCGAGCACGCGGCCGAGACCCACGGCCACGGACGCGAGGAACTGCGCACGATCCGCCGCGCTCCGGCGACCGCCGAGATCCGCGCCCGCCACCCGGGCGCCCGCACCGTCGCGCTCATCGAGCGCTACGCCACCCACACCGTCCACAAGGGCAAGGGCGCCAGGCGGGTCACGCAGACCGTGACCACCGCGGTGTCGGTGTTCGTCATCACCAGCCTGGAACTCGACGAGGTCACCGCCGAGGAACTCGCGGGCTACGTGAAGGGCCACTGGGCCATCGAGAGCAAGGTCCACTATGTCCGTGACGTCACCTACCGTGAGGACGCCTCTCAGGTGAGGACCGGTGACCTCCCCCGAGTCATGGCCACGCTCCGTAACACAGCGATCAGCCTGATCCGGCTCGCCGGCCACAAGGCGATCAAGCCCACCATTCGGCGGCTCAAGCACGACACAGCCCTACTCCTGAACGTCCTCGGCCTCAAACACCCCGCCTGACCAGCACAGACAGACTTTGCGGTACGCCGTGGGCCGCGGCGAGGGTGAGCCGGTTTCCTTGGTAGAGGTGGACAGGGTTGCGATTGCCTTCGGTCCAGGCGTGTGCGTCGTCATCGAGGCGTTGCCGCAGGAGCTGTCCGGCGCGGTCGCTGTCGATCCACTCGCGAAGCGTGGGCCAGGCGCGTAGAAGTGCCTCGTGCGTGATCTCGACTCGATCTTCATGGATCGTGACAAGGCGGGCATCGGGTGCGGCTAACTCGGTGAGTACCCGTTGCGTGCGCTGTGGGTCTGGGGCGCTGGCGAGCAAGCGCGCGAGAGGCATGCGGCGTCGGGTGTCGTCGGTGCCTTCGCCGATCTGGACCAGGTCGAGGAGCAGGTTGCGGGCCGTGTCGTAGTGATCTTTGTCGAGTCGGGCGACGATGTCGTCGGCAGTGCTCGCGACGGCCCGGCGTATCCCGCCGGTGGCCTGGTAGGCGGCAAGGGTGAGATGCGTTCCAGCGCTTCGCTGGCAGGTCACCAGCAGCGCGTGCGACAGCAAAGGCAGCTGGCCAACCTCGTAGCTGGCCTCGGCGCCCGCGCTTCTCCCCGCTCGGGGACCGAGGTCGTCGATTAGTCGGTCGACCAGCCCTAGCTCAAGCGTCAGGCCGGCCGCTGCCGCGGGCTGTTCGACAGCGGATCGCAGCTCGTCCGAACTCATTGGGCCGACAAGCACCGGGTGAGCTTCCATCGCCGCCCGTAGCTGCGGGAATGCCGCGAGGTGCGCGACGAAGTCGGCCCTGATACCGATCACCACGGCCGCGGCAGGTGCAGACCCGTCGTCACAGGCCGCCGCGGCACAGATCGCGTCGATGAACGCCTGCCGAGCAGCGCTATCCGTGCACTGCGTGAACACCTCCTCGAACTGGTCGACCACCAGCAGGCAGCGGTCGGCGCCGGCCGGCGGCGATTCCAGGTCGCCAGTTCTGGCGTCCTCGCCAAGCCAAGCCGCCAGCCGATCAGGGTCGGCCCGCAACTGGCCTGCCAACCCGTCAGCCGAACGCCTGGTCGCTGCGGCGACCGCTGCGGCGAGTGCGCCCAGGGGATCCCCGGTAGGCGTGAACAGAGCCCGAGGCCAGGCTTCTGATCCAGCCACGTCGAGCTGCCCCTGGCGCAGCGCGGGCAGCATGCCAGCCGCGAGAAGCGACGACTTTCCCGCGCCAGATGCCCCCATGACCACCAAGGGCCGGCCCTCCGCGTGAGAACGCGACAGCCGTCCGACGACTCGGGCAGCGAGCTGCTCCCGACCGAAGAACACCGACGCGTCGGCCTCGGTGAACGCGGCCAACCCCTTGTACGGGCAGGCCGCATCGCGGTCGCTCTGGCCTTCCAGCAGGGCTTTCGCCGCGCTGGCAGCACTCTCACGACGACGAGGGTCGACAGGTAGAAGATCGTGAATTTGGGACAATACGTCGCCGAGGACGATCTGGCCGGCATTGGTCCGGCGGACGCCGTCGTGGACATCGAGCAGGCGGCACAGCTTGTCGTAGTGCCATACCGCCCAGTCCCGCAGACCCAGACGCTTGGCGTAACTCTCGATGAGTCGATCAACCGTGTCGACGCCGCCGCCTCCCGCCACCGGCGAGAGCACGACGTTCGTGGTCATCAGTAGGTAGTCCGGTACTCGGCCCTTCTTGACCCTTACAGAGTCGGGCTCCAACCACTTCTCAAGTTCGGCCTTCACCTGGGCTGCGAACCAGCGCTCGCCGCTTGCCGTGTCCCCCGGGCGACGCAGGTACTTGGCCTGTACGACTCCGAAGCCGTTCCACCTACCTCGGCCGTCCCGATGCGGAAGATTCACACCGCCCTCGAACGTAGCTTCGCGTCCG contains the following coding sequences:
- a CDS encoding WD40 repeat domain-containing protein, translating into MAVLAVLGLLVTGGGLTALVQWQRAVDREKATEQARRSAIAEGLLARADGVRQTDPRTALRLAVAADTIATSPGARANLLDTLVGSSPLAATITRHKSTVNTVAFTGSGTTLATGSADGTVSLWDVSHPDSPRPFGHPLAGLTGGVLAVAFTPDGDVLATATTGSSGSAHTSGTGVEATDAEIILWDTSDPAAPRRLGQPLRGHTGNIRAVAFTADGKTLVSGSTDGTVILWDASDPIAPRPFGTPIHDTFNVLSMAVTSDGNTLAVGGDSGVHLWDIRDPTAPRRLEGSTEGDGPFGEANGEVLDQPMEQIRGVNAVAFTPGGTTLVSGSSDGTFALWDVHDPATARRIGQPVVTHTTNLLALAFNRDGSALAIGSNDSTVTVWDVTDPVDPKRTETFTGHTDGVDAVAFAPNGATLATGSFDATAALWHIKDLAAPRRLPAALLTPVDPEPDYIQGFDPFRNQDVAVTADGTTLVRAAGLDETSTAATDPKEHDGPVEIWDITHAGSPRRVATLPGVPGGSFVRSTRFAPGGKLLVVSATKISVTRDAYDGLAESYSAADQNEPVELWDIADPTSPRFLAKLPIVADYSTAPSFTADAKMLAIGTAQGTLELWNLADPSEPRRLRTPKTDLDSYGAEMIWSPDGTKLIMTGYVHGKLTLEIWDTSRPESPRLLASVPTESIELPTFAPDGKTLASATYDGATGSTVTLWDLSDPTSPRRLGGTLSGHLGSARSLAFSHDSTTLAVGGETISLWDVADLASPRRIDLPTLAVESCCLSQIAFNADDTELTVANINGSALPQPIRWDLSYLAGLRKALVPTACARAGGGLTSTEWVQYIPDLTYQRTC
- a CDS encoding ISAs1 family transposase, translated to MTAARSEVARALAAAEREETLARAQVTVNALVARAVAVRALAGGSLLEAFASVVDPRHPRGVRHALPVILTLCVGAVLRGETEVLDVAVAVEHADQVLLAACGARTSPTTGLFEAPSQDTVLRVLAKLSAASLDETVGAHLSGRVRRVHGERPDPDDPAGPDGNGQPAHAGRAGRRREQRAARRAFAADGKALRGAARDGTRTYLLSVATHDEGVVVAQHEIGEKTNEVPALVPLLKALDAYQPLAGAVITVDAGHTVRAHGRAIRALGAHFVFTVKLNTPALNADCEAAADWNNLPVEHAAETHGHGREELRTIRRAPATAEIRARHPGARTVALIERYATHTVHKGKGARRVTQTVTTAVSVFVITSLELDEVTAEELAGYVKGHWAIESKVHYVRDVTYREDASQVRTGDLPRVMATLRNTAISLIRLAGHKAIKPTIRRLKHDTALLLNVLGLKHPA